A genomic segment from Malaclemys terrapin pileata isolate rMalTer1 chromosome 1, rMalTer1.hap1, whole genome shotgun sequence encodes:
- the RESF1 gene encoding retroelement silencing factor 1, which translates to MNWNVRPPQNADNQKNLQSQGIHFSHTLSNACAFPQTSTYSTQNACTYPGSNQTAYLQSNMNMVTNRLPFQNTEGYKTLQQALPKESVPGRVFVTSQRSIERHPPSRVQMRRLIPKQATHVPVETTLNLWPNSVSNMHAFSQSRIATASSQTSPANNLQSIPQKPQNQYLTTNTYPMQPQIAQPNFARTVMFYQGNQACNTSSQELPIEWVPQYNLNGPASSQQCTTIPINQSSNECVNSQQNSLAFALPTQHLQQQVHCPSTPFQNTHSSSPNTAIGVQSQQYAPAQIGSEDHNGNPPHYPSSYDCRAAAQSLTGLQQVVPSISNEHIQNHQKPMSDHSNVSYVKDVQQHWQNLESGETSQATGNVYNLSGNVTANQSFNATAKPSTYILERYFNSMQEAVTVPSEPPNKIASVQESPISGSTDLPDNSKSISSTDDRLKVTKESLAVEAQKLLEIKKKYAILERVFLIKQKLLASSEHNKMTSDLPPQNRNTNLKLFPHVANQTETFSHSGTVGMKSQQLPLRQSSLEERNDKNITNTGSEGLDKTPNSHWINQGNSASSSVLIAYQDKLPIHLNNLERTSVLGPKNAPAAGPTQETRKCTENTLGFTKLSSSDRVLPENISVSTGEASLLHSVLLSSVNILQEKKSGALANKMSSLLQNEKTTSNLTLSGGSSLASKREAKGAVETVQCSISAYPELDQHTKGVCSQPTENTKTLNNEKIFGSSHINPLASETAELGVTNGVAENTPPPVVTGNSFSKMNSCTTSMEELAACLALWRKSPSESVDVQYSQSNKSIESNLISSSYEGFNDQSTCRILENNQIAVAKRDLNKVTISTNETTLSSATTSVGQKHDTLGSNLIKGFEPQVAVVSPLILSKERTSSEHQEKNATFSAEIIYPVIEGGSVCSLQEKKQKDISVVANTDKGIVETTYLLSDKCIPIRKVDSDMQYTKSANGNKIVKDAVNSNCSYDVNNRKADQFAQEVKKTNMQLSLQNKISLPKTSTNGSSPVSQEELTKNKDCEDFVEPGGTTTIVSEDDMLQISSVCSLVESDASYNSQIANMFSSVPLMHLEKNGALLEENISNAKHKEQQLDTCKGESEMKTSVFEGESFLPLQKPASKAGSTTKSLGVPSLEMFSCDTNQCNTKLLDDVNVSSLEEEKNEDTSKTICRLGQKIVQNIVSGNGENIVDVNQELIRNKQDPSFNVIGETDVYSTAKEENTQEHIFSEGENTMDNGISGNRAVPVTFLNDQLTELLKEFPYGIESADVLMKELTKNEDSVIEPTENQVEKGTQAYSKSCDPKDPINQIKITILNSEQMKELFPEHSQQNTENQQLEISSSERETLESYIQPDQNLGMEGEKNTQENAAPKREKKFTYCCLMGWLASVYAVPGCSCKSQEDVASEKQDGGNQCSESENTDFKGRQETTSRPGRITKTNCAVENNLQLPVKLHDTSKNLPTLDKDRKYAPNSTINKDIKLKVSNKSAKAHQEIIRPFHPSEKRETDQFKRMNGQWRGELQLHVLTPSSGKEVQTSETDSQRCTREEFASGKVHHTNVQHLIISAKKKEKVYKMESFEKDQTQTEGLAMKSKTHVHNSKISETIEVKQTKIYEEHKYKKLELSAGEAHRVKRHNYTFSKNGQIKEKTKLSTEIKHKSDNHPGATRKSPNASSRKYEYSQHKSINVLPSQERLYRRKRKENMIGKRDSKKTKLESERIKYETNTFERAGYNKQSTDVAYFEKSATSKEENVWKYKNFLANHNYIPKPKKKKGRPSKKSKTYFSGKEKDLDVQIREKHSEKNPQCLSRKTSRLNISLQREQKKTYLNRVAFIRTAQESICLTKLDTSPAKPVWHIKSNKVSESSQDWKTDCSPSEEDKPHRPQMLEFKLCPEILFRNTATDGESLDIAHSSERDTSLVAGVKSKKEDWLNYIPMKQRKTEGTAQVNDNIPLDAAIQILEGNEALHVPVKDSKAMFQTYRKMYLAKRSRSLDSSCSK; encoded by the exons ATGAACTGGAATGTAAGACCACCCCAAAATGCTGATAATCAGAAGAACTTGCAAAGTCAAGGAATTCATTTTTCTCACACGCTTTCTAATGCATGTGCTTTCCCTCAGACAAGCACGTACTCTACTCAGAATGCTTGTACTTATCCTGGAAGTAACCAGACGGCATATCTGCAGTCTAACATGAACATGGTTACAAATCGATTACCTTTTCAAAATACTGAGGGATACAAAACATTGCAGCAAGCACTTCCAAAAGAATCTGTACCTGGTAGAGTTTTTGTTACCTCGCAACGTTCAATTGAGAGGCATCCACCTTCACGTGTACAGATGAGGAGGCTTATCCCTAAACAGGCTACACATGTGCCAGTAGAGACTACTCTAAATCTTTGGCCAAACTCTGTGTCCAACATGCATGCTTTTTCCCAATCAAGAATAGCTACTGCATCATCACAAACAAGCCCTGCAAACAATTTACAGAGTATACCACAGAAGCCACAGAATCAGTATTTGACTACAAATACGTATCCTATGCAGCCTCAAATAGCACAACCTAATTTTGCAAGAACTGTGATGTTTTATCAAGGTAACCAAGCATGCAATACGTCTTCACAGGAGCTGCCAATAGAATGGGTACCACAATACAACTTGAATGGGCCTGCATCTTCTCAACAATGTACTACAATACCTATTAATCAGTCATCAAATGAGTGTGTAAATTCTCAACAGAACTCTTTGGCTTTTGCTTTGCCTACACAACATCTCCAGCAACAAGTACACTGTCCAAGCACTCCATTTCAGAATACACATTCATCAAGTCCAAACACTGCAATAGGTGTACAATCGCAACAATATGCACCAGCCCAAATTGGCTCTGAAGATCATAATGGAAATCCTCCACATTATCCTTCTAGTTATGATTGTAGAGCTGCAGCACAATCTTTGACAGGTCTTCAACAGGTAGTTCCAAGTATATCTAATGAACATATCCAAAACCACCAGAAACCTATGTCAGATCACAGTAATGTTTCTTACGTTAAAGATGTACAACAGCACTGGCAGAACCTAGAGTCTGGAGAAACCAGTCAGGCAACTGGAAATGTTTATAATTTAAGTGGGAATGTGACAGCAAATCAGTCTTTTAATGCAACAGCTAAGCCTTCAACATACATTTTAGAAAGGTATTTTAACAGCATGCAAGAAGCTGTGACAGTTCCTTCTGAGCCACCGAATAAAATAGCTTCAGTACAAGAAAGCCCAATTAGTGGTTCAACAGATTTGCCCGATAATTCTAAAAGTATTTCATCAACAGATGATAGATTGAAAGTAACAAAAGAGAGTCTGGCTGTGGAAGCTCAGAAATtgttggaaattaaaaaaaaatatgcaatacttgaaagggtttttttaataaaacaaaaactcttGGCATCTTCAGAACATAATAAAATGACCTCTGACCTTCCTCCACAAAATCGAAACACTAACCTTAAACTTTTTCCACATGTGGCCAATCAGACTGAAACATTTTCACACTCTGGTACAGTGGGAATGAAGAGTCAACAACTGCCACTTCGTCAGTCTTCACTTGAAGAAAGAAACGACAAAAACATTACCAACACTGGCAGTGAAGGATTAGATAAGACTCCAAATAGTCATTGGATTAACCAAGGAAATTCTGCTTCAAGCTCTGTTTTGATTGCCTATCAGGATAAACTCCCAATTCATTTAAATAATCTTGAGAGAACTTCAGTATTAGGCCCAAAGAATGCACCAGCTGCAGGTCCTACTCAAGAGACCAGGAAATGCACCGAAAACACTTTGGGTTTTACCAAACTTAGTAGCTCTGATAGAGTCCTACCAGAAAATATATCAGTTAGCACTGGGGAAGCCTCACTTCTCCACTCTGTTCTTCTAAGTAGCGTGAAtattttgcaagaaaaaaagtCTGGTGCTCTTGCTAATAAAATGTCTAGCCtccttcaaaatgaaaaaacaacTTCCAATTTAACACTGTCAGGAGGAAGTTCACTGGCCAGCAAAAGAGAAGCAAAAGGTGCTGTAGAGACAGTGCAGTGTTCAATATCTGCATATCCTGAATTGGATCAGCACACTAAAGGCGTTTGTTCTCAGCCAACGGAGAACACCAAAACTTTGAACAATGAGAAGATATTCGGTTCTTCTCACATAAATCCTCTTgcttcagaaacagctgaactaggTGTAACTAATGGTGTAGCTGAGAATACACCACCACCAGTTGTTACTGGAAACtcattttctaaaatgaacagctGTACTACTTCTATGGAAGAGCTAGCAGCATGTCTTGCTTTGTGGAGAAAGAGTCCTTCAGAATCTGTGGATGTTCAATATAGTCAGTCAAataaaagcatagaatcaaatctGATTTCATCATCTTATGAAGGATTTAATGATCAGAGTACATGTCGTATCTTGGAAAACAACCAAATTGCAGTAGCTAAAAGAGACCTAAATAAAGTTACAATAAGTACAAATGAAACAACTTTGTCTTCTGCAACAACTTCTGTTGGGCAAAAACATGATACATTGGGTTCCAACTTGATCAAAGGTTTTGAACCCCAAGTTGCTGTAGTTTCTCCTTTAATACTTTCTAAAGAGAGAACTTCAAGTGAACATCAAgaaaaaaatgcaacattttctgCTGAAATAATTTATCCAGTGATTGAAGGAGGTAGTGTATGTAGTCtacaagaaaagaaacaaaaagatatTTCAGTAGTGGCAAATACCGATAAAGGGATAGTGGAAACTACTTATTTACTATCCGATAAATGTATTCCAATACGGAAAGTGGATTCAGATATGCAGTACACCAAATCAGCTAATGGAAACAAAATAGTAAAAGATGCTGTAAATTCAAACTGCTCGTATGATGTAAACAACAGGAAAGCTGATCAGTTTGCACAAGAAGTGAAAAAAACTAATAtgcagctcagtttacaaaacaaaatttctttGCCCAAAACAAGCACAAATGGTTCTAGTCCAGTGTCTCAAGAAGAGCTAACAAAGAATAAAGATTGTGAGGACTTTGTAGAACCAGGGGGCACTACCACGATTGTATCAGAGGATGACATGTTACAGATTTCCAGCGTATGTTCACTTGTTGAAAGTGATGCATCTTATAATTCACAAATAGCCAATATGTTCAGTTCTGTCCCTTTGATGCATTTAGAGAAAAATGGTGCCTTGTTAGAAGAAAATATCTCTAATGCAAAGCATAAAGAACAACAATTGGACACTTGTAAAGGAGAATCTGAAATGAAAACCAGTGTGTTTGAGGGGGAGAGTTTTCTGCCATTGCAAAAACCTGCATCTAAAGCAGGTTCCACAACAAAGTCATTAGGAGTACCAAGTTTAGAGATGTTTTCATGTGATACAAATCAGTGTAATACAAAGCTTTTGGATGATGTAAATGTAAGCAGtttggaggaagaaaaaaatgaagacaCTTCTAAAACTATTTGTCGCTTGGGACAAAAAATAGTGCAAAATATAGTTTCCGGGAATGGAGAAAATATTGTTGATGTTAACCAGGAGTTGATCAGAAATAAACAAGACCCATCATTTAATGTAATTGGTGAAACAGATGTCTATTCTActgcaaaggaagaaaatacacaaGAACATATATTCAGTGAAGGGGAAAATACAATGGACAATGGGATTAGTGGTAATAGAGCTGTACCTGTAACCTTTCTAAATGATCAGCTGACTGAACTTTTGAAAGAGTTTCCTTATGGGATTGAAAGTGCAGACGTACTGATGAAAGAGCTGACTAAAAATGAAGATTCTGTGATTGAGCCAACAGAGAATCAAGTTGAAAAAGGAACTCAAGCTTATAGCAAAAGCTGTGATCCTAAGGATCCAATAAACCAAATAAAAATCACAATACTAAATTCGGAACAAATGAAAGAACTGTTCCCTGAACATAGTCAACAAAACACTGAAAATCAACAACTGGAAATCAGTTcatcagagagagagactttaGAAAGCTATATCCAGCCTGATCAGAATCTAGGCATGGAGGGGGAAAAGAACACACAGGAAAACGCAGCCCCAAAACGAGAGAAAAAATTTACGTATTGTTGTTTAATGGGTTGGTTAGCTTCAGTTTATGCAGTGCCAGGGTGCTCATGCAAATCTCAAGAGGATGTTGCTTCAGAGAAACAGGATGGTGGCAATCAGTGTTCAGAATCTGAAAACACTGACTTTAAAGGGAGACAGGAAACAACTAGTAGACCTGGTCGCATAACAAAGACTAACTGTGCAGTGGAAAACAACCTGCAGCTTCCTGTCAAATTACATGATACAAGCAAAAATCTTCCCACATTAGACAAAGATAGAAAATATGCCCCAAACTCTACAATAAACAAAGATATTAAGCTAAAAGTAAGTAACAAATCAGCTAAAGCACACCAAGAAATAATCAGACCTTTTCATCCTTCTGAGAAAAGAGAAACTGATCAATTCAAAAGAATGAATGGCCAGTGGAGGGGAGAGTTGCAACTCCATGTCTTAACTCCCTCTTCGGGAAAAGAAGTTCAGACTAGTGAAACAGATTCTCAGAGATGCACAAGGGAGGAATTTGCTTCAGGAAAGGTCCATCATACAAATGTACAACACTTGATAATATCagctaaaaaaaaagaaaaagtctatAAAATGGAATCTTTTGAAAAAGATCAAACACAAACAGAAGGGTTGGCCATGAAATCCAAGACacatgtccacaattcaaaaattTCAGAAACCATCGAGGTCAAACAAACTAAAATATACGAAGAACATAAATATAAAAAACTTGAACTGAGTGCAGGTGAAGCACACAGAGTTAAGAGACATAATTACACATTTAGCAAGAACGGACAAATTAAAGAGAAGACAAAATTGTCAACGGAAATAAAACATAAGTCGGATAATCATCCTGGAGCCACAAGAAAATCCCCAAATGCAAGCTCAAGAAAGTATGAATATTCTCAGCATAAATCTATAAATGTCCTACCTTCACAGGAACGTTTATATAGACGAAAACGGAAAGAAAACATGATTGGGAAGAGAGactcaaaaaaaacaaaattggaaAGTGAAAGAATCAAATATGAAACAAACACTTTTGAACGTGCAGGATATAATAAACAAAGTACTGATGTGGCATATTTTGAGAAATCTGCGACATCGAAAGAAGAAAATGTCTGGAAATATAAAAACTTCTTAGCAAATCATAATTATATCCCcaaaccaaagaaaaaaaaaggacgcCCTTCTAAAAAGTCTAAAACCTACTTTTCTGGCAAAGAGAAAGACCTGGATGTTCAGATCAGAGAGaaacattctgaaaaaaatcCACAGTGTTTAAGTAGAAAAACTAGTAGACTGAACATTTCTCTTCAAagggaacaaaaaaaaacctatctGAATAGAGTTGCGTTTATACGTACTGCCCAAGAAAGCATTTGTCTGACAAAACTAGACACATCACCTGCCAAACCTGTATGGCATATAAAATCTAATAAAGTTTCAGAGTCCAGCCAGGACTGGAAAACTGATTGCTCACCTTCAGAAGAGGATAAACCACACAGACCACAAATGCTTGAGTTTAAATTATGTCCAGAGATACTGTTCAGAAATACAGCCACTGATGGAGAGAGTCTGGATATTGCACACTCCTCTGAAAGAGACACATCCCTTGTGGCAG GGGTCAAAAGCAAAAAGGAAGACTGGTTAAATTATATCCCAATGAAGCAAAGAAAAACTGAAGGAACAGCTCAAG TTAATGATAATATTCCACTTGATGCAGCAATACAAATCCTGGAAGGAAATGAGGCTCTTCATGTTCCAGTCAAAGACTCGAAAGCGATGTTTCAGACCTACAGGAAAATGTATCTGGCAAAAAGAAGCAGAAGCCTTGATAGTAGCTGTTCAAAATAG